One stretch of Candidatus Schekmanbacteria bacterium DNA includes these proteins:
- a CDS encoding MerR family transcriptional regulator: MARKKAGYSIGAVAQMLDIHPQTLRIYEREGLVKPKRTSGNTRVYTEEDIKKIELIQRLTHELGVNLAGVEIILRMSERIEEMQKEMDNMLKTLLEHFSEELKKWQETQSSALVKVQRRDVAPIKKKRK; the protein is encoded by the coding sequence ATGGCAAGAAAGAAGGCAGGTTATTCAATTGGTGCTGTGGCGCAAATGCTCGATATACATCCGCAAACTTTAAGAATTTATGAGAGGGAAGGGCTTGTTAAACCTAAGCGGACTTCCGGCAATACTCGTGTTTATACTGAAGAAGATATCAAAAAGATAGAGCTTATCCAAAGATTGACGCATGAGCTTGGAGTAAATCTTGCAGGAGTTGAAATCATCCTTCGAATGAGCGAGAGAATAGAGGAGATGCAGAAGGAGATGGACAATATGTTAAAAACACTCCTTGAGCATTTTTCTGAAGAACTAAAAAAATGGCAGGAAACCCAATCATCCGCTCTTGTTAAAGTGCAGAGAAGAGATGTAGCCCCAATAAAAAAGAAAAGGAAATGA
- a CDS encoding TonB-dependent receptor — MKSYLKKLLIFAFFSLLITALKAEGGEKSTNIGTIKVTAKREIKQEAIVEYPTSYVTVIDGKKIEKQFRSVPEAISDEVGVRVNKLGGLGSFSTISIRGSSSDQVVVLLDGIPINEARGGGVDISEIPLFNIDSIEIYRGNSPLRFGQSGIGGIVNIKTQIPENENTFKSSFSYGSFETYRYSYFVTHSFKKTKLLIGIDYSKSDNDFDFFDDNGTIFTSEDDRWTHRKNNRFRSLNILSRIEKEITSNFSISFYNNLTRTFKGVPGISAYQSEKASLRNLMNISRITFKANHFPHKMFTLKLTLYNTYEVSKFKDKLGEIGIGFQDNRNETNSIGARLNLEGTLFEYLDTNFLIEERYERFKPEDKLATSKSGNSYRRTLTLGTEENFNLLSNRLMLTAAVKSDMINDKSSDNSPFFFADKLRFKREYSEYTTYQTGFKFSPISWITVRGNVGKYYRIPSFFELFGDRGGVIGNPNLLAETGKNRDIGIRIEKIFTDNPFLKKFYLESVYFDNEVKNLILFIQNSQRTSKPENIGKARIKGAEFSLGLNLTDYIEASANYTKLDARDKSRIPAYKSKFLPGRPKKEFTYRVRIFNEYGEIYYNLTKIEKNFLDRANLKPTRDREIHNIGASIFFGKTFTINFEAKNLNDSNVSDVNGYPIPGQSFFITFTTFFEGR, encoded by the coding sequence ATGAAAAGCTATCTAAAAAAACTACTAATTTTTGCCTTTTTCAGTTTGCTGATAACAGCATTAAAAGCAGAAGGAGGAGAAAAATCTACCAACATAGGTACTATCAAGGTAACTGCAAAGAGAGAAATCAAGCAGGAAGCCATTGTAGAATATCCGACATCATATGTCACTGTAATCGATGGTAAAAAAATAGAAAAACAGTTTCGCTCTGTGCCTGAAGCCATATCTGATGAGGTTGGGGTTAGAGTAAATAAACTCGGCGGGCTTGGAAGTTTCAGTACAATATCTATTCGTGGCTCTTCCTCAGACCAAGTAGTCGTTCTTCTCGATGGCATTCCCATAAATGAAGCTCGCGGAGGTGGAGTTGATATATCAGAAATACCTCTTTTCAATATCGACTCAATCGAAATATATAGAGGAAATTCTCCTTTGAGATTTGGACAATCAGGCATAGGTGGTATTGTCAATATAAAAACCCAAATACCTGAAAACGAAAACACTTTTAAAAGCTCATTCAGTTATGGCTCGTTTGAAACTTATCGCTATTCATACTTTGTAACGCATTCGTTCAAGAAGACCAAACTTTTAATAGGCATCGATTATTCCAAAAGTGATAATGACTTCGACTTTTTTGATGACAACGGCACAATCTTTACTTCTGAAGATGACAGATGGACACATAGAAAGAATAACAGATTCAGGTCGCTCAATATTCTTTCTCGGATTGAAAAGGAAATAACTTCTAACTTCAGCATTTCTTTTTACAACAACCTCACAAGGACATTCAAAGGAGTACCGGGCATTTCAGCATATCAATCTGAAAAGGCATCGCTTAGAAACCTGATGAATATAAGCCGAATTACTTTCAAAGCAAATCATTTTCCTCACAAAATGTTTACTCTCAAATTGACTCTTTATAACACCTATGAGGTAAGCAAATTCAAAGATAAACTTGGTGAAATCGGTATAGGTTTTCAGGATAACCGCAATGAAACAAACAGTATTGGCGCAAGATTAAACCTTGAAGGAACTCTTTTTGAATATCTCGATACTAATTTTTTAATTGAAGAAAGATATGAAAGATTCAAGCCGGAAGACAAATTAGCAACATCAAAATCAGGCAACAGCTACAGACGCACATTAACATTGGGCACGGAAGAAAATTTCAATCTTCTATCAAATCGCTTGATGCTGACTGCAGCAGTTAAGTCAGATATGATAAATGATAAATCTTCGGACAACTCGCCTTTTTTCTTTGCTGATAAACTCAGATTCAAAAGGGAATATTCTGAATATACAACATATCAGACAGGATTCAAATTTTCACCTATCTCTTGGATTACAGTCAGGGGAAATGTTGGTAAATATTATCGTATTCCAAGCTTCTTTGAATTATTTGGTGATAGAGGAGGAGTAATAGGCAATCCGAATTTGCTTGCTGAAACCGGGAAAAATCGCGACATCGGGATAAGAATCGAGAAAATTTTCACAGACAACCCATTTCTTAAAAAGTTTTATCTTGAATCCGTATATTTTGACAATGAAGTAAAAAATTTAATTCTTTTCATACAAAATTCACAGCGCACATCGAAGCCCGAAAATATAGGAAAAGCACGCATTAAAGGCGCTGAATTTTCCCTTGGATTGAACCTTACTGACTATATTGAAGCGTCTGCAAATTACACAAAACTCGATGCACGAGACAAAAGCCGAATACCTGCATACAAATCAAAATTTCTTCCTGGAAGACCAAAAAAAGAATTTACCTATAGAGTGCGTATCTTCAACGAATACGGGGAAATTTACTATAACCTCACAAAAATTGAAAAAAATTTCTTGGACAGAGCAAACCTAAAACCAACAAGAGACAGAGAAATTCACAATATTGGCGCAAGCATCTTTTTCGGCAAGACTTTTACAATCAACTTCGAGGCAAAAAACCTCAATGACAGCAATGTTTCAGATGTAAATGGATATCCAATACCGGGACAATCTTTTTTCATAACCTTTACAACTTTTTTTGAAGGGAGGTGA
- a CDS encoding YncE family protein has protein sequence MNPMKSKLSLKNLSFVVMPFFFLFVLMTLANAKSRVGYVLNSDYSSGSTISTIKYNGKKTKAQVNQDILSELHSDSIIRKFKNYIFVIARYQGDNVIVLKKNDLTNPLKQYSFTDGTNPQDMVFKNKKTAYVSGLGSNDILVINPLTGKVKKKIDLSDYADSDGLVEAASMIKIGKLLFVSLQRLNNLNYFSASNDSMIAVINIKTNKLVDTITLAGRNPSSMVYCKKNKKIYVSDTGTYDTSDSYGGIEVINPKTLESEGIIITDDSLGGTPGSIALYSLSKGFIVISDSSMNNYVVSFNAKKGSAGSQLSGTSTAYIPKILIDGKFLYVLDRDSNNPGIIVYNVKNNKKVSGPKSTGQLAPADLIL, from the coding sequence ATGAATCCTATGAAGTCAAAATTATCTCTCAAAAACTTAAGCTTTGTTGTGATGCCGTTTTTTTTCCTCTTTGTTCTGATGACACTGGCAAATGCGAAATCGAGGGTCGGATATGTGCTTAACTCCGATTATTCAAGCGGTTCAACTATAAGCACAATCAAATACAATGGGAAAAAGACAAAGGCACAAGTAAATCAGGACATCTTGAGCGAGCTTCATTCAGATTCAATAATAAGAAAATTTAAAAACTATATCTTTGTAATTGCAAGATATCAGGGCGACAATGTAATTGTGCTCAAAAAGAATGACTTAACGAATCCTTTAAAACAATACTCATTCACCGACGGCACAAATCCGCAGGATATGGTTTTCAAAAACAAAAAAACTGCTTATGTAAGCGGCCTTGGCTCAAATGATATTCTTGTTATCAATCCATTGACAGGCAAAGTAAAGAAAAAAATTGATTTGTCTGATTATGCTGATTCCGATGGCCTTGTTGAAGCTGCATCCATGATAAAAATAGGAAAACTTCTATTTGTCTCCCTTCAGCGACTTAACAACCTTAACTACTTTTCGGCATCGAATGATAGTATGATTGCAGTAATCAATATCAAGACAAACAAATTAGTCGATACAATCACTCTTGCCGGAAGAAATCCAAGCAGCATGGTTTATTGCAAAAAGAATAAAAAGATATATGTATCTGATACAGGCACATATGACACAAGTGATTCTTATGGCGGCATCGAGGTGATAAATCCAAAAACACTTGAATCTGAAGGCATTATTATCACTGACGATTCACTTGGTGGTACACCGGGAAGTATAGCTCTTTACTCTTTATCAAAGGGATTTATCGTTATAAGCGATTCTTCCATGAATAATTATGTAGTTTCATTCAATGCCAAAAAAGGGAGTGCCGGAAGTCAGCTTTCAGGGACAAGCACAGCATATATCCCTAAAATTCTCATTGACGGTAAATTTCTCTACGTCCTTGATAGAGATTCCAACAATCCGGGTATAATTGTATATAATGTCAAAAATAATAAAAAGGTGTCAGGCCCAAAAAGCACTGGGCAATTGGCGCCTGCAGATTTAATTTTATAG
- a CDS encoding energy transducer TonB: MFEIERKKERRGIFLFISLLIHLMIAVLLFSMPVKTKSRNDTDYSRHIIIDFDIPAPSSLKTLSYGNNQKGLSKKLIATKKVPLNNSKGKKISKSSSSISEKEKGKNKRREDLPLKFTLNGKNKDELIGIQNISFSKGSLIKGNSFYGTAADGREGSGFGKSSSSGNGNGKGISSNGNSANPYYSTYYDICLKQIEKNKRYPQKAIIRQIEGDVDVNIVLNENGKLIRANILKSSGWDMLDEEAIECVKRASPFPKPPKELLLNSRLSLTFTIIFEIL; the protein is encoded by the coding sequence ATGTTTGAAATTGAAAGGAAAAAAGAGAGAAGAGGCATCTTTCTTTTTATATCCCTCCTAATTCATCTTATGATTGCAGTGCTTCTTTTCTCGATGCCTGTAAAAACAAAGAGTCGGAATGACACAGACTATAGCAGGCATATAATTATTGATTTTGACATTCCTGCCCCTTCATCATTAAAAACACTCTCTTACGGAAATAATCAAAAGGGACTCAGCAAAAAATTGATTGCAACAAAAAAAGTTCCATTGAATAATTCAAAGGGGAAAAAAATATCCAAATCAAGTTCTTCCATATCAGAAAAAGAAAAAGGTAAAAATAAAAGAAGAGAGGACTTGCCTTTAAAATTCACATTGAATGGTAAAAACAAAGATGAATTGATAGGTATTCAAAACATTTCCTTTTCAAAAGGAAGTTTGATAAAGGGCAATAGTTTTTATGGAACGGCTGCTGATGGGAGAGAAGGTTCGGGTTTCGGCAAAAGTTCTTCCTCAGGAAACGGCAATGGCAAAGGCATTTCCTCCAATGGCAACTCCGCCAATCCATATTACTCAACTTATTATGACATCTGTTTAAAGCAAATTGAAAAGAATAAACGATATCCTCAAAAAGCTATAATTCGCCAGATTGAAGGCGATGTTGATGTAAATATTGTTTTGAATGAAAATGGTAAATTAATTAGGGCGAATATTTTGAAATCATCGGGGTGGGATATGCTTGATGAAGAAGCAATTGAATGCGTTAAAAGGGCATCTCCCTTCCCCAAACCACCAAAAGAACTTCTGTTGAATTCACGACTTTCACTTACTTTTACAATTATTTTCGAAATTCTCTAA
- the amrA gene encoding AmmeMemoRadiSam system protein A produces MMNKDEKIFLLHLARKSIENAVANLSQSFPESPFQILNEKRGAFVTLHKGGYLRGCIGFVEAYKPLIETVWEMAEAAALQDPRFPPVSSDELDEIEIEISVLSPLRKISNPDEIKVGEDGILIKKGFYSGLLLPQVAVRYNWDNITFLEETCLKAGLERDEWKEDAEILAFTAEIFSEKDFGIREFRK; encoded by the coding sequence ATAATGAATAAAGATGAAAAAATATTTCTTCTTCATTTGGCAAGAAAATCAATTGAAAATGCAGTGGCAAATTTATCACAGTCATTCCCTGAATCTCCATTCCAGATTTTGAATGAAAAGAGGGGTGCTTTTGTAACGCTGCACAAAGGTGGTTATCTTAGAGGGTGCATCGGTTTTGTAGAGGCATATAAACCCCTGATTGAAACTGTTTGGGAAATGGCAGAAGCTGCTGCATTGCAAGATCCTCGATTTCCACCTGTAAGCTCTGATGAGCTTGATGAGATTGAAATAGAGATTTCTGTATTGAGCCCTCTGAGAAAAATTTCAAACCCTGATGAAATAAAGGTAGGGGAAGATGGAATTCTTATCAAAAAAGGATTCTATTCAGGACTTCTTTTGCCGCAGGTTGCAGTGAGATATAATTGGGATAACATTACTTTTCTCGAGGAAACCTGTTTGAAAGCAGGACTTGAACGAGACGAGTGGAAAGAAGATGCGGAAATTCTTGCCTTTACGGCTGAAATCTTTTCAGAAAAGGATTTTGGGATTAGAGAATTTCGAAAATAA